Part of the Solwaraspora sp. WMMA2065 genome is shown below.
AATTAGCGCAAGGAGCGCCAATAGTCCGATTGGATGATCTTGTCCGGTCAGACCGGCGAGCCAGGAGGCCGCCACACCGTGCGCGAGCGACAGTTCTATCGGCACGTACTCTCCCAGCACGAACGTCGGTGCCGGTCCCAGCACGAAGACGTCGGTGCCGGCGCCGACCGGCGGAGACACCGGGCCGGTTCTCTACCCGGAGCAACGACCGCGGGTGGCGGCGGTGACGCGACCGGCTCGCCGGACGGGCCGGCCCCTGTCCACCGGTACGAACCGGTGGTCGGCGCGAGCCGCCGGTGCCCGGATCGTCAGGCTTGCCACGTAGGCTCGGCCCATGCGTATCGGAGCCCACGTCGACCCCAGCGACCCGCTCACCGCAGCCGCCGACCGCCGGGCAGACGCGGTCCAGTTCTTCCTCTCCGACCCGCAGGGCTGGAAGGCCCCGCAGCCGCGCACCGACGCGGATCAGCTGGCCAGCTCGGACGTGGACCGGTACGTGCATGCTCCGTACGTGATCAACGTCGCCACCTCGAACAACCGGATCCGGATTCCGAGTCGCAAGCTCCTGCTGAGCCATGCCACCGGTGCCCGCCAGGTGGGGGCGAAGGGTCTGATCGTGCACGGCGGCCACGTCAGCCGGGGCGACGACGCGGCGGTGGGTTTCGACAACTGGCGCAAGACGTTCGCCTATGCGCGGGACCAGGGCGGCTTTCCGGTTCCGGTACTGATCGAGAACACCGCAGGCGGCGAGAACGCCTGCGCCCGACGGTTCGACGCGCTGGCCCGACTGTGGGACACGATCGGCGAGTTCGGTCCGGGTTTCTGCCTGGACACCTGCCACGCCCACGCCGCAGGTGAGGATCTGCTCGGCATCGTCGACCGGATCAAGGCGATCACCGGCCGGATCGACCTGATCCACGCCAACGGGTCCAAGGACGCCTTCGACAGCAGCCGGGACCGCCATGAGAACCTCCAGGCCGGCATGATCGACCCGGAACTGATCGTCGCGGTGATCCGATCCGCCGACGCGCCGGTCATCGTCGAGACTCCGGGTGGCACCGACGGCCAGGCGGCGGACATCGCCTTCCTGCGTGATCGGCTGGGGCAGCAGGACACGACCCGATGACCGGCAAGCGAGCAGCCGCCGACGGCGACCAGGCCAGCACGGCCGACCCGGTCCGCCCCGACCCGGCATCGACCAACGGCACCGAACAACAGCTCGACGAAACGACAGCGGGCCGGCCGGAGGCCGAGCCGACCGACGACCCGCCGGAAACCAAGCCTGAGCCGACCGACGACCCGCCGGAAACCAAGCCTGAGCCGACCGACGACCCGCCGGAAACCAAGCCTGAGCCGCCTGCCGATCCGTTCACTGCGTTCGGTCCCGCGCCGCAACGCCCGCCGGGTCGGCTGGTGCGGGCCCGGCGGGCCGTCGTCCGGGTACTGATCCACGAATGGAGCC
Proteins encoded:
- a CDS encoding deoxyribonuclease IV, with the translated sequence MRIGAHVDPSDPLTAAADRRADAVQFFLSDPQGWKAPQPRTDADQLASSDVDRYVHAPYVINVATSNNRIRIPSRKLLLSHATGARQVGAKGLIVHGGHVSRGDDAAVGFDNWRKTFAYARDQGGFPVPVLIENTAGGENACARRFDALARLWDTIGEFGPGFCLDTCHAHAAGEDLLGIVDRIKAITGRIDLIHANGSKDAFDSSRDRHENLQAGMIDPELIVAVIRSADAPVIVETPGGTDGQAADIAFLRDRLGQQDTTR